In the genome of Candidatus Binatia bacterium, the window GGAACGACAACCTTTACCGGTCAAGAAATCAACTCGCGTCGTTACGCGTCGCAAACTGGCCTGGGGGAGGGCACTCTGGCCGTGGACCCAGAGTTTGCCGAACACAACGAATATACGCTGTTGGACATGAGCCCTGCCGTTGACCGGGCAGCGCCAAACAGCGAGGGGTCCTTAGACGCTGGCGGACGAGCGCGACCCGTAGGACACGCCAGCGACATCGGTGCGCACGAGTCGCCTTTCGCCTTGTCGAATCACCTCCCCTGGCCGGATCCCGGCCCGGCGCGCCGAGTGATTGCTGGCACTTGGCTCCGGGTGACGGCGTACGGCTCTGTGGACCCGGATGGTGATCCACTTTTCTTGTCGTGGAATTTTGGCGATGGGTCCGCACCAGCCGCGGGGTTTTCTGCCCGACATCTTTATTTGGAACCCGGGGGCTACACATTGGAACTCCTCGCCAGCGATGGACGAGCCCAGCGCAGCCGCAGCGCCCCTGTAACCGTGGAGTGGCCGCCGGCGACTCACTCGCAGCACGACACTGCAATCAATCCAATCAGTCCAATCAAAGTGGTGATTCCTCGGGGCAAGACGGAGACCTACCGGACACTACGCGTTCGGGTGCGCAACGCTGACGCCCTCTCCGGCGATGAGCCCTACGGGCACCTGGTTCAAGTCATCGCGTCCGACGGCACGTGTCCAACGGGAACAATCATCGAATCGCCTGATTTCGAGCCGAACCTCGCGGGGCCTCAAGCACGTGCATTGATACCCACAGGCCGAACCCGAACCGCGCGCTTGCGACTCCGATTACAACGCTCCACAGTGCCAGGCTGCGAACTACAGCTCGAGGCCACAACGGTCTTTCCTGGCAACATCGACCCCACGACCGGCGATAATCAGGCGCGCGTTGGACTGAGGGTTATCGACCGCAACGCCCCACAAGACTGAGGCACGCGCTCGCTCCACGGTTTGCCAAGCGCGCAGGAAGCGCTACCTGCTGTCGGAGGAGAGCGCCTCATGACGGGTGATCGAGCATTACAGCTTGGAAGAGATAATGCCGTCGACCGCGGGCTCACTCACGTGGCCCTGCCCGTGACCAATATCGACCGCAGTATTGACTTTTACCAAGACTTTGCCGGCATGCGGGTCGTCCACCGTCGGCACGATGCAGCCACCGGGGTTGACGTCGTATGGCTCAGCGACCACACCCGCCCATTCGTGCTCGTGCTCATTCAGAGTGCTACAATCGACCACGTGCTCGGTGGCGCCTTCTGCCATCTTGGTGTTGCGGTTGGGACTCGCCGCGAGGTGGACGAGCTCTGTGAGCTCGCAAGGCAACGTGGCCACGCTGTTCGAGGCCCGTTCGACAGCGGCCCTCCCGTGGGTTACTGGGTGTTCATTGTCGACCCCGATGGGCACAATCTCGAAATCTCCTACGGGCAGGTGGTCGGCGCGACCCTTACCCGAGGGCTACCAAACGAATAGCCGATTCACGCCCCTGGGCTATTGGCGAGGCAGCCATGACGGGGCCACCGCCTCGGCTAGTAGTCCTTTTTGAGAAAGGCTCGTAAGCCGAGTCCAAGTAAAACGACCCCCCACAACGCAAGCGAGAGCCAAACCGCGCCGCTAGGAAGCACAACAGGCAAAAGGAAGCGCAAGCCCAAGTCCTGATACAATACCAGTCGCACAGCATCGATGGGATTGAACAACACGGCTGCGGTCAACAACGGCTCGATCGGGTATTCCTCGAAGGCGACAATGACGTACAGAAGTGCCCCGTCATACACGAGCGCGGCAATGAGCCAAGCGAGCAACAACACGCCTAATCCACGCGTCCGTTCCTCGATCCAAGTCGCCACCAGGACTCCGGCCAACACGCAATTCGTCGACAACGCCACGCTTGCTAAAAGCATGCGACTGGTTGGAACTAATGGGAGGCCGGCCGGAAGAACCACCGCAGCGCCCGGAATGAAAAAGCTCCCGGCAAAGGTGATTACCAAAGCGCCCACTGCAGCGGAAAATACCACAGCCCGAGACACTGGCTGGGTAAGCAGAAACGCATCGTAGGGCTTACGAACATAAGTCGAATTCGCGGCGGCTACTGCGCTCACCAGGGGGATCACCAAGATGCTCGCGTGTGCCAACGCGAGCAACGCGCGGTCCCCCCCTTCACTGAAGCTGAGGGTCAACGAGGCAATGCCGAAAAACAAACCGGCATATCCGTATAGCCAACGCGCCCGTAGCAGATTGCGCAGTTCGTAACTCAGCAATCGAATAAAGATAGTACCGCCTCCTCCAGCGATGCCGTCTTCGTCCGGGTTTGCAACTCCGCAAGCGATCCGGAAAAGAGGATCTTCCCCTCGTCGAGGAAGGCAATGTAGTCAGCCACCGCTTCCACTTCCTG includes:
- a CDS encoding VOC family protein, giving the protein MTGDRALQLGRDNAVDRGLTHVALPVTNIDRSIDFYQDFAGMRVVHRRHDAATGVDVVWLSDHTRPFVLVLIQSATIDHVLGGAFCHLGVAVGTRREVDELCELARQRGHAVRGPFDSGPPVGYWVFIVDPDGHNLEISYGQVVGATLTRGLPNE
- a CDS encoding ABC transporter permease — encoded protein: MLSYELRNLLRARWLYGYAGLFFGIASLTLSFSEGGDRALLALAHASILVIPLVSAVAAANSTYVRKPYDAFLLTQPVSRAVVFSAAVGALVITFAGSFFIPGAAVVLPAGLPLVPTSRMLLASVALSTNCVLAGVLVATWIEERTRGLGVLLLAWLIAALVYDGALLYVIVAFEEYPIEPLLTAAVLFNPIDAVRLVLYQDLGLRFLLPVVLPSGAVWLSLALWGVVLLGLGLRAFLKKDY